The genomic region AAACATATATCAGGAACGAGAAAATGTGACTTATGGTCGGCGGCGGCGCTTCTCGTCCCGGCGGTAGTTAAAAGGTAGTTTTGGGGCGTGTTCACAGAATCAGAATGACCTTCTCATAATATGGCTAAATTAAACGAAAATCACACACAGTCCTTACTGAGTACCGCCAAAAATTTGGCACGGGAAACCTGCGCTGATATGATCCTGCTCGTGGCCAATTCCGGCGTGAGCCACGACGATGTTCACAGGCTGAACGTCACCTGTCAGGTCCTGATTGTTACGCGAAAAAAACACTTTTTAAGCGGTGTGGAAGAAAAGGGTGTAAAGCGTTTAACTTATGATTATCGCAGCAGTGATGGCACGCACTTCGAACAATTGCGACAATGTGTTATCAGGGGCCTGGAAAGTGGACATATTCGCCGAGATGCGCGATTGGTATGCCTGAGTCCCATGCTGGCCTCACAGGGTGTGGATGCGATAACGGTGATGGATACCAGTACTGGGTTTGATATATACGATCCAGCGAAAATTTCGGCCATAGCGGGCGATTTACCACTCAAAGTTGTCAAAACCACGCTCGATCTCGCTATCAATATTGGTAAAGAAGGGCGCGAAGGCGAAGCGGTCGGCACCTTATTTGTCATTGGCGATTCCAAACGGGTTTTGCACCATTCGCGATCCATGACATTTGATCCTTTTCGCGGATATTCCGACAAAGAAAAAAATATCTGCAATCCCGATGTTCACGAAGGTGTCAAAGAAGTATCGCTGATGGATGGCGCATTTATCATTCGAGAAGATGGGGTTATCCTATCTGGAGGGCGCTATATTTCAGCGAGTGTGCGCGGTCTCACTTTACCCAAGGGTTTGGGGGCACGTCATGTGGCGGCGGCGGCGATTACCAAAACCACCCGAGCCATCGCCCTGGCGATTTCAAAGTCAACCGGAACAGTTCGCGTATTTAAGCAGGGCAAAATCGTCTTACAAATTAACACGCACCGGCGACACATTGAGCAAGACCAGCGGTGATGGACATATTGCGCTAAGAGATATTTATGCAGCGATGGATCGTACCCCTTTTGATGGGGTTGGTCATGACGAGCAGTTTTGCTGCAATGCCGGCATTGGGCCTGCCGGTTTTTTTTGTGCTTTTTGGCATTGCGTCTGTGGCCTATCTCATTGCCGTATGGCATTGTAAATATGTGCCATTGGCCGCTATTGTGATTGCTGCCGCAGTGTTTCGGCTTATCCTTTTGTTTTCCATCCCCGCGCTATCCGATGATATTTATCGCTATGTGTGGGATGGACGCGTACAGTGGGCGGGCATCAATCCCTACCGGTTTGCACCTGTAGCACAAGAACTGGCGCATGTGCGAGACGCGCTCATTTTTCCCAAAATTAATCATCCCGAATTGCCCACCATTTATCCGCCTATTGCCCAAATGGTATTCTGGTTGGGGTATGGGATTTCGAGTGGCATACTGGGCATTAAGATGCTACTCGTGTGTGCCGACCTGATTGCGGGATGGCTTATAGTCTGTTTGCTCAGGCATTTTGAGCAGCGACCTCAATGGGTTTTGATTTACTTCTGGCATCCGCTGATCGTGGTGGAAATCGCAGGAAATGGACATATTGAATCACTGGGCATCGTCGCTTTGTTAGCCGCATTGTACTTGTTCTTCAAAGGACGAGATCGCATAGCGCTAAGTGCGCTGGGTGGGGCTGTTTTGGTGAAATTCCTCCCCCTTGTTTTTTTACCGTATTTTGTGCGCTGGAAAGGGTGGCTGCCAACCAATTGGTCGGCACTGCTCATGGTCCCCTGTATCATACTTCTGGGATATCTGCCCTATGCCTGGACCGGCGCATTTGTCTTTGGTAGTCTGAGGACTTATGCACAAC from Gemmatimonadota bacterium harbors:
- a CDS encoding diadenylate cyclase — translated: MILLVANSGVSHDDVHRLNVTCQVLIVTRKKHFLSGVEEKGVKRLTYDYRSSDGTHFEQLRQCVIRGLESGHIRRDARLVCLSPMLASQGVDAITVMDTSTGFDIYDPAKISAIAGDLPLKVVKTTLDLAINIGKEGREGEAVGTLFVIGDSKRVLHHSRSMTFDPFRGYSDKEKNICNPDVHEGVKEVSLMDGAFIIREDGVILSGGRYISASVRGLTLPKGLGARHVAAAAITKTTRAIALAISKSTGTVRVFKQGKIVLQINTHRRHIEQDQR